Proteins from a single region of Thalassophryne amazonica chromosome 22, fThaAma1.1, whole genome shotgun sequence:
- the LOC117503820 gene encoding LOW QUALITY PROTEIN: cleavage and polyadenylation specificity factor subunit 6-like (The sequence of the model RefSeq protein was modified relative to this genomic sequence to represent the inferred CDS: inserted 2 bases in 1 codon) produces the protein MADGVDHIDIYADVEEEFNQESEYTVHEQIDLYDDVISPSANNGDAPEDRDYLDALPTPGGTEGGKSAPPNVVYTYTGKRIALYIGNLTWWTTDEDLTEAIRSIGITDVIEIKFFENRANGQSKGFALVCVGSDASSRKLMELLSKRELHGQNPIVTPCNKQSLSQFEMQSRKSNQSGQMSGEGKAGPPGTGPRGGFPMGGRGRGRFPGPPGPGGDRFPGPVGPGGPPPHFPGSGMRPDVIRHQDDPLDMSFNPFPPGGRNGSWRTRGGMQGPPRLPPGPPXPPGPPGPPPPGQGLPPPLPGPPSRGDRPPPPVLFPGQFGQPPMGPLPPGPPPPGYGPPPGPPPPQQGPPPPGPFPPRPPGPIGPPMALAPPPHMPGPPPGGPPPAPHVNPAFFPPPGNNNMPPNDSRGPPGPNDPYGRPPYERDYGPGGRDMEASRTPLSESEFEEIMNRNRAISSSAISRAVSDASAADYGSAIETLVTAISLIKQSKVSADDRCKVLISSLQDCLHGIESKSYGSASRRERSRERDHSRSREKSRRHKSRSRDRHEDYYRERSRDRDRHRERDRDRDREREREREYRHR, from the exons GAATCAGAGTACACAGTTCACGAGCAGATTGACCTGTATGATGATGTAATATCGCCATCAGCCAATAATGGTGACGCTCCAGAAGACCGGGACTACCTGGATGCACTACCTACACCTGGTGGAACAGAGGGTGGAAAGAGTGCGCCACCCAATGTTGTTTACACTTACACAGGAAAAAGGATTGCACTCTACATTGGAAACCTCACTTGG TGGACTACAGATGAGGACTTGACAGAAGCCATTCGGTCGATTGGCATCACCGATGTGATAGAGATCAAGTTCTTTGAAAACCGAGCCAATGGCCAGTCGAAAGG GTTTGCCTTAGTGTGTGTGGGCTCAGATGCATCATCCAGGAAGCTTATGGAGCTTCTGTCTAAGAGGGAGCTTCATGGACAGAATCCTATAGTCACACCATGCAACAAACAGTCCCTCAGCCAGTTTGAGATGCAGTCACGCAAAA GTAACCAGTCAGGCCAAATGTCTGGGGAGGGTAAAGCTGGTCCCCCTGGCACTGGCCCTCGTGGAGGTTTTCCCATGGGTGGTCGAGGCAGAGGCAGGTTCCCTGGACCCCCTGGACCTGGAGGAGACCGCTTTCCTGGCCCTGTTGGGCCTGGAGGGCCACCGCCACACTTCCCTG GCTCGGGCATGAGACCAGATGTGATTAGGCACCAAGATGACCCTCTGGATATGAGTTTCAATCCCTTCCCGCCGGGGGGCAGGAACGGGAGCTGGCGTACTAGAG gtGGGATGCAAGGACCACCTCGTCTTCCGCCTGGTCCCCC GCCTCCTGGTCCTCCGGGTCCTCCACCCCCTGGCCAGGGCCTCCCACCACCCCTTCCCGGTCCTCCCAGTCGTGGTGACAGGCCTCCTCCGCCTGTTCTCTTCCCTGGTCAGTTTGGCCAGCCTCCAATGGGGCCCCTGCCTCCTGGTCCCCCTCCTCCAGGTTATGGTCCTCCCCCAGGTCCACCACCCCCACAACAGGGTCCTCCACCTCCTGGGCCATTTCCTCCTCGCCCCCCAGGTCCTATTGGGCCCCCAATGGCTCTGGCTCCCCCTCCCCACATGCCGGGTCCACCACCAGGAGGACCGCCACCAGCTCCACATGTCAACCCCGCCTTCTTTCCTCCACCTGGCAACAACAACATGCCTCCCAATGACAGCAGGGGCCCCCCTGGACCTAATGACCCATATGGACGTCCACCTTATGAGAGAGACTATGGTCCTGGAGGACG TGATATGGAGGCATCACGGACTCCACTGAGTGAATCAGAGTTTGAGGAGATAATGAACAGGAACAGAGCCATCTCCTCCAGCGCCATATCTAGAGCTGTGTCTGATGCCAGTGCAG CTGACTATGGCAGTGCTATTGAGACCTTGGTGACAGCAATCAGCCTGATCAAGCAGTCCAAAGTGTCAGCTGATGACCGTTGTAAGGTCCTCATCAGTTCCTTGCAGGACTGTCTTCATGGCATTGAGTCAAAGAGCTACGGTTCTGCCTCCAG ACGGGAACGTTCCAGGGAACGTGACCATAGCCGGTCCAGAGAGAAAAGCAGACGACACAAATCCCGCAGCCGTGACCGGCATGAGGACTATTATCGGGAACGCAGCCGGGATCGTGACCGCCACCGTGAGAGGGACCGGGATCGAGACAGGGAAAGAGAGAGGGAGCGGGAGTACCGACACCGCTAG